In Taeniopygia guttata chromosome 2, bTaeGut7.mat, whole genome shotgun sequence, one genomic interval encodes:
- the RBFA gene encoding putative ribosome-binding factor A, mitochondrial isoform X1 — protein MWAARVAAVPLWCRALRSSAGLGGPRNLLRKMLRKNKKKFWYDSPTLGSQTLYKPTKLDFLRKNELTKTRKEDNMRCRVLNGLIHKAVLEMATTCEVSQEFYDLKLEICKVSLSSNFSACRVYWNPTSTMEKESFVESVLRKSAPRIRYLLKSQQIVGNVPPVVFIKDKEAAAVKEVEDLLAIADFGPPEEEETSQNDSSKCFPSTTQSSYSPMRANLFGVDHDLLNKQIMDYKKMEVSRHIENIAWTEKQQQQLSKIQKKMKKKKAKNHPDDDDITAQKHLLDRYEADYWEGYTESASDYELQDELLEEANGLEVDDDKTLTQPTGKRT, from the exons ATGTGGGCCGCCCGGGTGGCCGCGGTGCCGCTGTGGTGCCGGGCCCTGCGCAGCTCCGCAGGGCTGGGCGGCCCCAGGAACCTGCTGCGGAAAATGCTTCGCAAGAATAA AAAGAAGTTCTGGTATGACAGCCCTACCCTGGGATCACAAACG tTGTATAAACCAACCAAGTTGGactttttaaggaaaaatgagcttacaaaaacaaggaaagaagaCAACATGCGCTGCAGAGTCTTGAATGGTCTTATTCATAAAGCTGTGTTAGAGATGGCAACTACCTGTGAAGTCAGTCAAGAATTTTATGATCTCAAGCTGGAAATCTGCAAG GTGTCCCTGTCATCCAACTTTTCAGCGTGCCGTGTGTACTGGAATCCTACTTCCACTATGGAGAAGGAAAGTTTCGTTGAAAGTGTGCTGCGAAAGAGCGCTCCACGTATACG GTATCTTCTGAAGAGTCAGCAGATTGTAGGAAATGTACCCCCAGTAGTATTTATAAAAGACAAAGAAGCTGCAGCGGTAAAAGAG GTCGAGGACTTACTGGCAATTGCTGATTTTGGACCtccagaagaagaagaaacatcTCAAAATGATTCAAG TAAATGCTTCCCTTCAACAACTCAATCTTCATATTCACCCATGAGGGCTAATCTGTTTGGTGTTGATCATGACCTGCTGAATAAACAGATAATGGACTATAAAAAAATGGAAGTGTCAAGACATATAGAAAACATTGCCTggacagagaagcagcagcagcagctttctaagattcaaaagaaaatgaaaaagaaaaaagcaaagaatcaTCCTGATGATGACGACATTACAGCACAAAAACACTTGCTGGACAGATACGAAGCTGATTACTGGGAAGGTTACACTGAATCGGCCTCAGACTATGAACTGCAGGATGAATTACTGGAAGAGGCGAATGGATTGGAGGTGGATGATGACAAAACTTTAACTCAGCCTACTGGTAAAAGGACATGA